Genomic segment of Engystomops pustulosus chromosome 8, aEngPut4.maternal, whole genome shotgun sequence:
CTGTACACAGGGGTCTTCATGCAGCCCCCCACCCTTCACATAGCCCCCACACTGCCACTTGATCGTCCACCCTTCTATTTCCCATAACAATATGTATAAGACTTACTATAGAGCACAGAGTGTAGCGTTCTCCCGCAGGGCAGCAGCCAGCAGACACGCACCCTCATCTCCAATGGCGTTTTCCTGCAAACTAATCAGATTACACTGATTATAATACACAAAacatattaaaggggatgtctagagtttgaaaaatatggctgcttttataaaaaaaaaaaaagtgctaactCTTGACTATGGTTCGTGCAAATaaactctattcatctctatacagatgagctgcaataccaacacTAACCATGGTCAGGAGTGGCGCCTTTTTTTGGATGTTCGGCCTGATATCCATTTATTTCTTAGTGACTTCCGGGCATAGTCCCGCCCCCCAGAAGACTCATAAAAGTGAATAAGACAAAATTCAAGGGAATTTTTGGCCCTTGTTCTTATAATcactggggtcccagcagtcagaaccCCAGGAAAATACTTTCTATAatgagataacccctttaagaaaaggcAACACAATATGAAGCTTAAATGTTGCTTAATTATCACTCCCTGCATTGCCTGCATCACCCAGCAGAGGGCGACATCCATCACAGAAATAATCCTCTTACACTGAAGTGAATAAGCAACTGCtggcactagggggagctctggagcTAACTGTATACTTTCTATACACTGCACTCAATGATATCCcagtatgcagtaagctcccTCTTGTGGAGGCTACCTACATTTTTGTATCTACATTAGAAAGGTATTGGGCTTTGGATTAGACAATCAGGGGTGGCATATCACTCATGTTCATCAATGGTGTTCATACTTACTCCAAACAGCGAAGGCTCTGGTTAACATGAAGGGCACCGGCAAGTGACCGCGCTGATCCCACCCGAAGAAAATTCCACTGGAGACTGAAGTAGACAAGATACAAGATGTTATTAAGTCGTAGCCAAAGGATATGAAGCCGCATAGATATCACCATACTTCAGGGCAGGGTGGATAATCCAACCTGACCCTTGACCTCAGGGTACTGTCCATAAACAAGGGTCACATCATGGTGACTTACTGTAGAGACTCCAGGCTCCGATTCTCCCTCAACGCCAACGAAAGAGCCTCCACACCTTCATCATGTAGTAGGTTTGCGGTCAGACtatagggggcacatatatactgctTTACTATTGTGTATTAGGtcactatatgtattatacacCTCAAACCAGATCAGAACACGTCCTACCGGACAGGACTGCGaagatatcttaaaggggttgaccactttacctcatgttttttgtaatgtgtgtaactgCAGGTGGCAGGATATGacataaattaccaatatacatctattaaaatattaacatttctgaagcctcctgtcttttacctcatcagtcagagattcctgaccataaaatggcggcagatggagggtcatgtgatccctatCTGTCCATAAGCAATTGCCctgtcaggaccttatgatagaatTTATGAAGAGAAGATCAAGgtccatggacagatagagatcacatgaccctccatctgccgccattttatggacaggaatgtctggctaatgaggtaaaaggAGGCTTCAGAAATGTTaatattttaatagatgtatataagtaaattacctcatcctgccccccacacacatgacacaaaacatgaggtaaaatggcctCTAATTATGTTGTTATCCCTTTAAGTAGTTGACCTTACTTACTCCAAGTTCGTCAGACTGGTATTTTTTTGGAGAGCCTGCGCCAAGGCCTGAGCGCCTTCGATGCTGATTGAGTTCTCCCGTAAGCTGAGGAACATAGAGGATGAAGTATATATTCAATATAGTAATATAAATGGCCGCCTATAATAAGACATAGGGATGGTAAAGACTCACTTCAGATTTCTGAGACTGTGGTTCCGGCTCAAGCCGCTGGTCAGAGACTTTAGGCCGTGATTACTGATGGAGTTACTCTGCAGCCTGAAGGTTTAGGgtgaaaatgtgccaaaaaaattaaactcAGCTTTTCTTTGTGTGAGACTTCAAAACCTATTATCTATCCTATCCTAACAATCTATCAATAACAGCCCCTTTATTTTATacaagaaacagcgccacacttgtgGTAGTGCTGGTTCTTGGAATTACAGTTTTCACTTGAATTGCAATGTTAGGTACAGgatgtgtttggtattgcagtattataaagGTGGTGCTACTCCTGAGGAGAAatatgaggtgtgtgtgtgtatatatatatatatatatatatatatatatatatatatatacatacacatacactcaccggccactttattaggtacaccatgctagtaacgggttggacccccttttgccttcagaactgcctcaattcttcgtggcatagatacaacaaggtgctggaagcattccatagagattttggtccatattgacatgatggcatcacacagttgccgcagatttgtcggctgcacatccatgatgcgaatctcccgttccacatcccaaagatgctctattggattgacatctggtgactgtggaggccatttgagtccagtgacctcattgtcatgttcaagaaaccagtctgagatgattccagctttatgacatggcgcattatcctgctgaaagtagccatcagatgttacagggtacattgtgctcataaagggatggacatggtcagcaacaatactcaggtaggctgtggcgttgtaccaaggggcccaaagagtgccaagaaaatattccccacaccatgacaccaccaccaccagcctgaaccgttgatacaaggcaggatggatccatgctttcatgttgttgacaccaaattctgaccctaccatccagatgtcgcagcagaaatcgagactcatcagaccaggcaacgtttttccaatcttctactgtccaatttcgatgagcttgtgcaaattgtagcctcagtttcctgttcttagccatgtgattggctgattagaaattaagtgttaacgagcagttggacaggtgtacctaataaagtggccggtgagtgtatatatacacctcatatatatatttatcatcctagacaaacccctttaatactactCTAGAGATCTTCCACTGTTCCCCTCCTTCTGTTTGCTCCTATACACGACTTACTCCAAGGTGACTAATCTGGAGTTAGCAGTGAGAGCTTCGGCCAGCGCGGCAGCTCCTTGGTCGCCCAGGCTGTTGCTTGATAACCTGCAGAAATCCCCCAAGATGTGTCATGATGAGAACTTCCTCCTTATATGTGGTGGAGAGATGGAGGAACCAGGCGGAGGTCACTCACCACAGCTCCTGGAGTACCTGGTTCTCCTTTAGACTGAATGCCAGGCTCTCAGCTCCTGCAGCGCCAATGCCGTTCTTCTTAATACTGTTGGGTGACAAAAGACAAGAAGGTCTTATCTTTTCTAGATTGAGAGGCACAAAATATAGACAGATTATGGTGGTGCAGGGGTAGAAGTCACACTGGGTCTTGGGGCCACATATGAAGACCACATGGAGAGTGACGCTCCTGTTATAGATGTTGATTCTGGCCTAGAAGCATCATATCAATAGGTTATAGTGACTTACTTCAAGGCCTTCAGCTTGCGGTTGATCAGCAGAGACTGAGCCAGGTGCTGAGCCCCCTCCGATTTGATCCGATTGTTTTGTAGACTGCAGGAAAGATAGAAATATGCAAGAACACCACAGGGTGCAGGCCCATATCTGAAGCTTCAGCATAAAACCCCAGGGGGACATAATGAAAACAAGAAACGTTCCCATAACCAGGCATTAAAGCGACAATTTTGCATGTTAATACATATCTACAGGAAAGAGGAAAACAGGGTACTGTGACCCTAATGAGTATCAGACCAATGACCTGAGGAGGATGGTAGGACCAGCTATGGGGCACTTACTTGAGACACAAAATGACTTGATTGTTCCTCAGAGCTTCTGCCAAGGCACGGGCACCACTGGGTCCGATGATGTTGCTGTGCAGGCTGTGACGTTAAAGGCAGGTGGTTATTGGACTACTTACCTCATAAGTTAAAGAGTCTCTTCACACCCTGGTTACTTACTCAAGACATGACAGAGTGTGGTTCACCATGAGAGCTTTTCCCAGCACTTTCATACCACGATTACCCAACTGGTTTTCCGCAAGACTGGAAATAAGATTGGACAAGGTTATCGACTTGTGACTGCTCATGGGTACACAACACTGAACAAATTGTGCCCCTGGAGACTGGTGGGTACTACATCTGACTATATATGGTAACTGTGACTGGTTACCGCACAAGACCAAGTCACGTTTAATGCTTAAGGCTGACATAAGACTGAATCCTGACTGAAAAAGTCACATTTTTTAACCTGTTGTATGGACTATGTGAGCCCACTGTTGTTGGTAGCCACTGATTTGCGTGGACTGTCATCTTTTGTGTTCTACTAAGGTGTGCGTTTTGCAAGGATGGAAACCACCAAGACCTGTGCTTCTGTAAACATGTGTTACTGCCATGCCTGTGCTCTCTTTGTAAACTCTTTGTAACAACCAAGCTAAATGATCTTTGCTTTAAAGTAATCTTTATCTTAGTAAACTTATGTTTTTATGTGTCCAATGGGTTGTCACCTGATTTTCTGGATGGCGCAGTCCTTGGCACGCAAGATAGTGGCCAACAGTTCCATGACGTCATCTTTAAAGTTGTTGCTTTCCATTCTATACAAAGAAATTTATGTAAGATACGAGGTCTCCAGATCACATGAATGTATGTAGGACCTATAGTAATTACCGGAGGTTGGTGCAGTACTGGAGCTGTGGGAGGAAGTTCTGTACCAGTCCATAATTCAGGCATTGGTTGAGATTCGTCTCTTGAGCACAACTACCAGACACTCGGAGCAAATATGCAAGAGCAGAACAAGTCAGTGGGTTCAACCGACCTCTAAGAGTCCCAGACTTCAGAGCCTCATTTACAGTATTGATCAGCTCAGTGTGCCCCATCTCATAGAGGCAGCACACCAAGTTAACCATCCTACTGGAAATTGTCTTTCCTGCACTCAGCAAGCTCTGAAGGTGATCAATCACCACTCCACGTTGGTTACTTGATTCCTCTTTGCTTGGAAGACAACCAGCCAAGATGCGAAGTATCTGTGGTGAGAGTAGTCCAGAGAGAAAGCGCAGAAAAACGGACAAATGTACCCCATCGGCTTGTAAAACACGCTGGGTGGCACTTTTATAGTGATTGAGAAAGCCCAACTTGGGCCAAGAAACTCCTCCATCGGCAAACAGGTCAAAGATGGCGCGTTTGGCCGCAGAGTGGTAGTGAACAGCTGCCAAGAACTCCTGCAACAAAAGATGGGGGAAGGAGAAAGATACACATGAGGGGGAATTTTGGGTAACTAATAATCGGGAGCATAGACTGCCTGGTGATATTGGGGTCTCGATCCCA
This window contains:
- the NLRC3 gene encoding NLR family CARD domain-containing protein 3 isoform X2 translates to MTKLQALQMLTGDEVKCLQELPLPKRAETLMDTVGGKGRASLQAFQQCIENSRTHLYQRMRHYDPLVRKHLDKVEYDDHHPLLAQLDSVLMVEGLTDAQLQEHDVVQLELEQARLGRPKVLSLDKMLMPLSRVSLPPRITLTVGVAGAGKTTLVRLFVEKWTRGEFCTDIKSVLSLNLWELNIYDRLSAEKLVGIACPSTTTLPASSLLILDGLDELRAPLDFSDSVGSTDPQKELPPECLITNILRGNLLPDVNVWITSRPEAASKIPGGLVDRMTEISALGSNEIRDILEHLIHDTSGTMERVWDHLQCHRALKALCSVPTLCHIIGLSLGFTLHAQDSSYQPLPDTLSAIFSWYLKAQFCDSEAIEQPTNARRMVGNLGKLAFQGVLRKRTVYYKSDLKSCGIETPISPGSLCSRLLVTQNSPSCVSFSFPHLLLQEFLAAVHYHSAAKRAIFDLFADGGVSWPKLGFLNHYKSATQRVLQADGVHLSVFLRFLSGLLSPQILRILAGCLPSKEESSNQRGVVIDHLQSLLSAGKTISSRMVNLVCCLYEMGHTELINTVNEALKSGTLRGRLNPLTCSALAYLLRVSGSCAQETNLNQCLNYGLVQNFLPQLQYCTNLRMESNNFKDDVMELLATILRAKDCAIQKISLAENQLGNRGMKVLGKALMVNHTLSCLDLHSNIIGPSGARALAEALRNNQVILCLNLQNNRIKSEGAQHLAQSLLINRKLKALNIKKNGIGAAGAESLAFSLKENQVLQELWLSSNSLGDQGAAALAEALTANSRLVTLELQSNSISNHGLKSLTSGLSRNHSLRNLNLRENSISIEGAQALAQALQKNTSLTNLDLTANLLHDEGVEALSLALRENRSLESLHLQWNFLRVGSARSLAGALHVNQSLRCLDLQENAIGDEGACLLAAALRENATLCALYLQGAAVGPLGAQSLAEALIVNKSLTTLDLRGNNIGLRGAKALAAALKVNVTLQILSLQENSIGLDGAICLANAVSGNGSLISLSLQGNHIGQSGAKVISDMLKSDAPHCKVNI